The DNA window ATAATTTCTCGTTTCCTCGAAGATTCCCTGTTCGGCCAAAACGACTGGCAGAACCTCTTTCAAATCCGATTCTTCCTGATAGGACGTTCTTAATTTTTCGATCCAAAAAAGAATCGGTTCCGCTTTGAGAACGGCGATCGGGGCGGCGGACGGATCTTTGAGAAACGCCTCTCGAAAAAGCACGAGAGATTTCCGTTCTTCTCCGGTTTGAAACAAGGACTCCGCGCGAAGATATAAAAACTCGGGAGAATTTCGTTCCACTGAAGAGGAATAATTTAAGATTTCAAGGGCGTTGCGGTAATCGCGGAAGCGGATGAGTTCTCGGATCAAACCCAAAAGCGCGGAAGGATCTTGAAAGTGAAGACCTTCCCTTTGGACCGAAATCTTGAGCTGATCGACGGCCTCTGATAAAACCGATTCCGAAATCGCACGCAAAGCGGAAGTTCCCGTGAACTTTCTCAGTTCGAATGCGTTTTGAAATTCGGCGAAATACTGAATGAGAAGATGACTTCTTTCCCTTCCTTCCTTAGCGTTGTGAATCCGATCCAAACGATTGTCCCAATACGAGGAGATGAAATAGCCCGCTACGACTTCCGGATGTTCGGGTTCTTCGGCCAAAAGAGAATCGAAACTTTTTTGCGCCTTGTCGAAATCCCCGTCGCTTAAGTATTGATTGGCTTCTTCTAATTTTCTGGAAAAGGACATGGAGGATTCATTCTTTCACTTGGAATCCGGTGGAGTTCCACCGGATGAATTTGAGGTCGGATCAGTGGGTTGCTTTTTTGTCGTGATGTTTGCTGACTTGTTTTACGATCTTATCTTCCAAGCCGTCGATGCAAGCGTAGATATCCTTGTTCGAATTTTGTGCGTTGAATTTGTTTCCGTCTCCGTGGAGATTCAGATTGGCGCTGACTTCTCCGTGAATCATTTCAAAAGAGATCTCGAAAGACTGAACCGTATGAAGATATTTGGAAACTCGATCCAATTTACTGTCTGCGTATTCCTCGGCCGCTTTCGAATGATCTACGTTCTTCCAGTTATAATTTATTTTCATAGGCTGCTCCGAATTGTTTTTTTATACCGGATAAATTTAGACGACAGTGGGAGTCAGAAAACTTCAAAATCCGGAATTTCAGGTTAGTCTTGAAAGGAGAAGAGTCAAATCAAAAAAAATCCCGCCCTTTCGGGCGGGCCAAGTCAGTTAGAACTAGAGATGGGATGAATTAGTGGGCTCGGTGTTTGATTACTGAGCGTTCGCAACATTCTCCATATGGATGGAACAAGCTTCTTGGTATTTTTTATAAGCTTCTTCCTCGGCGTTCAGGGCGGAATCGATATCCCCGATTTTCTGATAGATAGAAATTACGTTTTTGATGTTCTCCAGAGCCTGGCAGGATTTACCTTGGCGGAACTCGGAGATGGATTTGAGATAGAGAACCAGCGCGTAGCCTGCGGATTCTTTTTCTCCCATTTTCTCACGAACGGTGAGAGATTGGTTGTAGAGGTCGATCGCGGAATTGTAGTCTCTGACTTTTTGTTTCAGACTTCCCAAGGCGCTCAGCTTATTCGCTAATTGGATTTCATTCTCTGGTGTAAACTTATTAAGCTCTTCCTCGACCTTTTGGGCCTCTGGCATTGCATACAGTCCAGTAAAAATGCTTAAAAAGAGAGCAATTGTCGTAAACTTGTTCATCTTATCACCTCAGTTCCAGTGTTCTGTCTATATATATGCAAGTGCCGTGCCAGAATTTCGGTGAGATTCTTAGATTCTTTCTTTTTTTTTCTCGTTTTGCTTGGGGCCTCTTAAAATAGTCGAAACCAAGCATTCTGCCGGATGATCGCGCTGCTTTTTGGTTTTCAAAAAGGGTGAGGAAAGTCCGGACACTGGGAAACACGGGACCGGGTAATGCCCGGAATTCAACCCTTGAGAGCAATTTCAGGGGAACGAGTATGGAAAGTGCAACAGAAAGGATACCGCCGTCGGGGAATCCGGCGGTAAGGGTGAAATGGCGGGGTAAGAGCCCACCTCCGATTCCGAGAGGAATCGGGAACGGTAAACCCTCCCGGGTGCAATCTCAAATAGGCGGCCTTTTTGCCGTTTCCGCGGGGCCGCGGGTAGAGAGCAAAGACTCCGATCGGTAACTTTCGGAGCAAGATAAATGGTCATCCATCTCTTAACGGAGAGGACAGAATCCGGCTTACAGGCAGAGTGCGTTTTTGTTTTCATTAAAAAGCGTCTGGCTGAAGGAGCGCAGCGACTTCGGCAGAGTGCGTTTTGTTTTCATTAAAAAGCGTCTGGCTGAAGGAAGCGCAGCGACTTCGGCAGAGTGCGTTTTGAATATTATATTTTTTGTATGAGTTTTCGCGATGCCTAAACCGATTCGATATCAATACAGTTATTCCCAGAAAGTGGCTTGGGGAGATATGGACGCGTTCGGACATGTGAATCATGTCGTTTATGCGAAGTATTTTGAAAACGCCCGCGCCAATTACTTTACGGATCTCAATCTTTGGGACACTCCCGATCGTCCATCCGAAGGCGGACCGGTAATCACTCACATCGACGTGGATTATCGTAAACAGGTTCGTTATCCCGATACTCTGGATATAACGATGCAGGTGGACGCAGTGACTTCCCGGTCGTTTCATATCTCTTGTACGATGTGGAACCAAGAAGGGGATTGTGTCGCGACCGCCAAGGGAGAATTTCTTTGGTTCAACTTTGCTACACAGAAACCTGCCTTGCTTCCGGAGATTTATAAGAATCTATTCTTTCAGGAGCAATCGTAACAATTCATAACGAATTATAATCCGTGATTCGAATTCGGATTCGAGAGAACGCGCGGGCGAAAAACGGCTTGCCTTTCTATTTAAAACGAAGAACTTCTGCGGATCATGTGTGATACGTTCGTTGCCACACCTTCTTTTACCGGAACCGGTTCTATGATCTTTGGGAAGAATTCAGATCGTGAACCGAACGAAGCGCAGGCGTTGCTGCGCGTTCTTCCTCGAACCGGGGAAAAACAAACCCGCTGCACTTACATCCAAGTTCCCGGCGTAAAACAAACACTCGAAGTGATTCTTTCCAAACCCTTTCAGATGTGGGGAGCGGAGATGGGAGCGAACTCCTCCGGCGTTGTCATCGGCAACGAAGCGGTCTTTACGAAAATTCCCTTTGAAAAAAAGAATCAGGGTTTGACGGGAATGGATCTCTTGCGTCTTGCATTGGAAAGAAGCGACAACGCGGAAGCCGCGCGTGAAACGATTCTTCAGTTGCTCGAACAATTCGGACAAGACGCTTGCGGGGGTTATACGAACTCGTCCTTTTACTATCACAATAGTTTTTTGATCGCGGATTATCGAAACGCCTTCGTGCTCGAGACCGCGGGAAAATTCTGGGCTTGGAAAAAGATCGAAGGGTTTTATTCGATCTCCAACGGGCTTACGTTGGAAAACGATTACGACGCGATTCATCCGTCCGCGATCGAATACGCGGTTCAAAAAGGTTGGGCGAATCACGGCGAACCGTTTTCGTTCCGCAAAGCGTTCTCGGACTCTTTCTTTACTTTTTTCAGCAAGTGTAAGGTAAGAAGGGCGAGAACTGCCTCGATGGGAACATTCAAAAAAGGGAATTTAGACGCGAAGGCCGCGATGGAAATTCTCAGACAGGAAGGGGAACCGGGAAGCGCAAGCGGACGTTTTTATCCTTCTTCCTCGGACATGGGTTCGGTTTGTCTGCACGCGACCGGTCCAATTACGCCTAACGGTACGACCGCTTCTTTGGTGGCCGAGTTGAAACCGAAAACTTCTCAGAACCGTTTTTGGTTTACGGGAGCGGCGATTCCTTCGATCTCCTTGTTTCTTCCGGCGGGATTTCCGGGCACAACGTTTTTAGAAAAGAATTTCGAACAACCGGGCGCGGCATTGGACACTTCCCTTTGGTGGACGCACGAAAAATTCTATCGGGAGATTCAGAGGTTTTATCCGGACGCAAAAGCTCTGGTGGAACCGAAGATCGATTCCTTGGAAAACACATGGTTTCAGGAATTGAAGGGTCTGGAAAAAAAATCCGACCCTTCCAAGGCCTTGGATGAACTGAGCGAAAGAGCCGCGAGAACGGCTCTGCAAGAATATCGATTGTGGAACGCGAATTTGGTCCACGAACTCAAAAAACGCAAGCCCAAACAAGCATTCGCTCCCTTGTATCGGCTTCAGTGGTCCCTCTGGAATCAAAAGGCGGGGATCAGCGTCTCTTAGCGCTTGCCTTTCGGATCTTCATGTTGATGAGTTCCACGCCGAGTGAGAACGCCATCGAAAAGTAGACGTATCCTTTCGGAATGTGGAAGTGAAGGCCGTCCGCGAACAACATCGCTCCGATCATGATTAAAAACGCAAGCGCGAGCACCTTCATAGTAGGGTGTTCGTTGATAAAATCGCTGACGGTTCCCGAAAAGATCAACATCACGACCATCGACAAGACCACGGCCGCAACCATCACCTGAAATTGACCGGAAAGCCCGATTGCCGTTACGATGGAGTCCACGGAAAAAATGATGTCCAAAATGATAAGCTGAACGATCACACCCCAGAAAGAAATTTTTTCCTTCTTCGATTTGGAATCGTCCTCTTCGATTCCTTCCACCTTGCCGTGAATCTCGCTGGTACTTTTTGCGATGAGGAATAAACCTCCCCCGAGCATAATCAAATCCCTTCCGGAAATTCCGAAATCGGCGACGGTCAAAAGAGGGGAAGTCAGGGAAGCCAACCAACTGACCGTAAACAACAAACCGATTCTAAAACCGAGTGCAAGAATCAACCCTATGTTTCTTGCTTGATTTTGTTGGTTCTTGGGAAGTTTTCCGGAAACGATGGAGAGAAAGACGATATTATCGATTCCGAGAACGATTTCCATCAAAGTCAGGGTCAAAACGGCGACGACTTTATCGAGTGTGAGTAATTCCATGCTTGCAATTAATTTTTCGAAAACGAAGAAATCAATCGATTTACAAGGAAATTTAAGGAGGCATACTGGAAGTATGGAATTTCTTCCGGAGAGTTTCAAGACAAGGGAAGCGGTCGGAATTCATCTGAGGAGCAAGACGATTCTTCCCTGTCTGCCCCACCGACTTAGTCTTTTGGTTTTTCTACGTCATTCGGGTTGTATTTTCAGCAGGGAAGCGATCCACGATCTTAAGGAGATTTCCGAAATCTGTCTTTCATTCCCCCCCGTTCTGTTTTTTTTCCCGGGCCAGTTAAAGGATGCGGAAGAATTCTTTTCCGGGGTTTGGGAAGAGGCAAGCGTCGTCGCCGATGCAAAGACGGAATTTTACAGCGATCTGGGTTTGGAGACGGCGAACTTGGTTCAACTCGCCGGTCCCGAGGTTTTGATCGGAACGGCGAGAGCGACGTTAAAAGGACATTTTTACGGAATCCCGGGCAGCAATCCTTTGCAGATGCCCGGAGCGTTCTTAGTGGTTCGGGACCGGATCGTTTGGGAACATCGATACAGACATATCGGAGATCATCCCGATTGGAAAAATATTCCGGGAGTCACTCTGCTGCCGGGCGCGGAATTCGGACCCGACGTAATGCCCGCCTAACTCGCGTTTAACGAACTACCGTGACCGAACAGGTCGCGTGATGAACGATCCGATCCGAAACCGAACCGACCAGAAATCTTCCCACAGCGGAAAGACCTCTCGAACCGATCACAATCATATCATAATTTCCTTTTGCTGCGGTTTCCACGATCGTGTCGGCCGGGTATCCTTCCAGAACCAAACGATCCCATTTGATTTCGGGCGATTCGTCCAAAGGAGAATGGATCTTTTCGAATCTTTGTTCCGAAATCCACTTCACTCTGTCCTTTCCTTCGGGGGCTTTTTCGTAATAACCGGGAAGCGGACCGAATTCTTCGACGACTTCCAAAACCGTAAGACTCGCGTTCGCCGCCTTCGCGATCGCGATTCCCATCTCCAGCGCCTTTTTGGAACTCTCCGAACCGTCCACGGGGACTAAAATTTTTTTGATGAATCTTTGCATATTGTTTCTCTTCGCAAAGAGTGTATCCCTCTCGAACGCGTTTTCCAATCAAAAAATTGCGGATTTTAGGCTTTCAAGGTTTGATTTTGATCAATCGGAGAATTCTCCCTTTATGAAAAAAATTGGACGTCGGCGGATCGGGACGAATTTTTACCGACCATGCAAGACACAACCGAATTGGATCGTATATTCATAAATTCTTATTTAACGTATAAGAACACGGGAAACACGAAGGCGCTGATCGAACAGGCGGAGTTTTGGATACGGAGAATCGCGGTTCACAAATATTCTCTCGACGAGGACGGACGATCGGAAGTCCTTATCAGGTTCATTCAAAAAATTGAATATTTTTCGGAATTGTACGAAACGCGTAGGTTCAAGAATTTTCCGGCGTATGCGATCGTGTTCCTAAAACACCTCGTTTTAAACCAGTGGAAAAAGGAGATTCGTTTCCGCAAACGGGAAGCCGTTACGTTCGAGGCGCACGACCTTCCGGGCCGGATTTCGGACGAACCCGATTACGAAACGAAAACATCCGTACATCGTATCTTTCTGAACGAAACCCTGCGCGGTTTCGATCCGAGAGCGGTTTTGATCTTCAAACTCAAACACAATTTATTCCTTGAGAGAGGAGAAATTCTTCTTTTGAAAAGCGTTCTCCTCGCATCCGGAAATTCCGTCCGTGATTTCCTCAAAGAAAGGGCGGAAAAAAGATTCGAGGCGCGAAGGCGCGAGCTGGCCGTTTTGGAAAGAATGGAAATCAAACAGCAGATTCTTTTTTCAAAAGGGAACGGAGCCGCGGATGTTTTGTTGCGATCCAAGGAAAAGCTGAGAAAAAAGCTTTTGAAAACGGAAACGATCTACACGCACGAGGAGATTTCGTTCTGGTTCGGTTGGAGCTATTCCGCGGTCAAGAGGCTTTATCGTCGTGCGTTGGATTTTTTGATTCTTTCCGGAAAGGATCTTCGTTTTGTTCTCGTTCCGGAGGAGGAGAAGGACGCCGCCTAATCGGGATTTTACGTCTGTAATTTTTGTGTCAGAATGCGGTCTTTTTGGAATACGGAGTGGAAAAAAAATTTCCTGAGGATTCTTCTCGGAATCGTGTTCGCACAAAAAAACCTTCGTCCGAT is part of the Leptospira yasudae genome and encodes:
- a CDS encoding sigma-70 family RNA polymerase sigma factor, with product MQDTTELDRIFINSYLTYKNTGNTKALIEQAEFWIRRIAVHKYSLDEDGRSEVLIRFIQKIEYFSELYETRRFKNFPAYAIVFLKHLVLNQWKKEIRFRKREAVTFEAHDLPGRISDEPDYETKTSVHRIFLNETLRGFDPRAVLIFKLKHNLFLERGEILLLKSVLLASGNSVRDFLKERAEKRFEARRRELAVLERMEIKQQILFSKGNGAADVLLRSKEKLRKKLLKTETIYTHEEISFWFGWSYSAVKRLYRRALDFLILSGKDLRFVLVPEEEKDAA
- a CDS encoding tetratricopeptide repeat protein; protein product: MSFSRKLEEANQYLSDGDFDKAQKSFDSLLAEEPEHPEVVAGYFISSYWDNRLDRIHNAKEGRERSHLLIQYFAEFQNAFELRKFTGTSALRAISESVLSEAVDQLKISVQREGLHFQDPSALLGLIRELIRFRDYRNALEILNYSSSVERNSPEFLYLRAESLFQTGEERKSLVLFREAFLKDPSAAPIAVLKAEPILFWIEKLRTSYQEESDLKEVLPVVLAEQGIFEETRNYSEKEILGYYQNLIRLKDTLNSRKDLYDFKIRCRILQHACLILDVYRGMQYSEIYQESKRILDSVDPGFFQRRQDGIKK
- a CDS encoding SelL-related redox protein, whose amino-acid sequence is MEFLPESFKTREAVGIHLRSKTILPCLPHRLSLLVFLRHSGCIFSREAIHDLKEISEICLSFPPVLFFFPGQLKDAEEFFSGVWEEASVVADAKTEFYSDLGLETANLVQLAGPEVLIGTARATLKGHFYGIPGSNPLQMPGAFLVVRDRIVWEHRYRHIGDHPDWKNIPGVTLLPGAEFGPDVMPA
- a CDS encoding acyl-CoA--6-aminopenicillanic acid acyltransferase; its protein translation is MCDTFVATPSFTGTGSMIFGKNSDREPNEAQALLRVLPRTGEKQTRCTYIQVPGVKQTLEVILSKPFQMWGAEMGANSSGVVIGNEAVFTKIPFEKKNQGLTGMDLLRLALERSDNAEAARETILQLLEQFGQDACGGYTNSSFYYHNSFLIADYRNAFVLETAGKFWAWKKIEGFYSISNGLTLENDYDAIHPSAIEYAVQKGWANHGEPFSFRKAFSDSFFTFFSKCKVRRARTASMGTFKKGNLDAKAAMEILRQEGEPGSASGRFYPSSSDMGSVCLHATGPITPNGTTASLVAELKPKTSQNRFWFTGAAIPSISLFLPAGFPGTTFLEKNFEQPGAALDTSLWWTHEKFYREIQRFYPDAKALVEPKIDSLENTWFQELKGLEKKSDPSKALDELSERAARTALQEYRLWNANLVHELKKRKPKQAFAPLYRLQWSLWNQKAGISVS
- a CDS encoding universal stress protein, whose translation is MQRFIKKILVPVDGSESSKKALEMGIAIAKAANASLTVLEVVEEFGPLPGYYEKAPEGKDRVKWISEQRFEKIHSPLDESPEIKWDRLVLEGYPADTIVETAAKGNYDMIVIGSRGLSAVGRFLVGSVSDRIVHHATCSVTVVR
- the hpf gene encoding ribosome hibernation-promoting factor, HPF/YfiA family, coding for MKINYNWKNVDHSKAAEEYADSKLDRVSKYLHTVQSFEISFEMIHGEVSANLNLHGDGNKFNAQNSNKDIYACIDGLEDKIVKQVSKHHDKKATH
- a CDS encoding tetratricopeptide repeat protein, translating into MNKFTTIALFLSIFTGLYAMPEAQKVEEELNKFTPENEIQLANKLSALGSLKQKVRDYNSAIDLYNQSLTVREKMGEKESAGYALVLYLKSISEFRQGKSCQALENIKNVISIYQKIGDIDSALNAEEEAYKKYQEACSIHMENVANAQ
- a CDS encoding TerC family protein — protein: MELLTLDKVVAVLTLTLMEIVLGIDNIVFLSIVSGKLPKNQQNQARNIGLILALGFRIGLLFTVSWLASLTSPLLTVADFGISGRDLIMLGGGLFLIAKSTSEIHGKVEGIEEDDSKSKKEKISFWGVIVQLIILDIIFSVDSIVTAIGLSGQFQVMVAAVVLSMVVMLIFSGTVSDFINEHPTMKVLALAFLIMIGAMLFADGLHFHIPKGYVYFSMAFSLGVELINMKIRKASAKRR
- a CDS encoding acyl-CoA thioesterase; amino-acid sequence: MPKPIRYQYSYSQKVAWGDMDAFGHVNHVVYAKYFENARANYFTDLNLWDTPDRPSEGGPVITHIDVDYRKQVRYPDTLDITMQVDAVTSRSFHISCTMWNQEGDCVATAKGEFLWFNFATQKPALLPEIYKNLFFQEQS